The proteins below come from a single Vibrio natriegens NBRC 15636 = ATCC 14048 = DSM 759 genomic window:
- the potG gene encoding putrescine ABC transporter ATP-binding subunit PotG, whose protein sequence is MTVMSICNDLPHMHVDSNPPKPLLEIKGLTKSFDGHVAVDGLDLTINQGELFALLGASGCGKSTLLRMLAGFEQPSAGQIILDGEDLAEIPPYRRPVNMMFQSYALFPHMTVADNIAFGLKQDGMSRQEINETVKQMLELVHMSDYAKRKPHQLSGGQKQRVALARSLAKKPKLLLLDEPMGALDKNLREKMQLEVVDILERVGVTCVMVTHDQEEAMTMASRMAIMNKGQFVQIGSPESIYEHPNSKFSAKFVGTVNIFEGILENNQNDSCTVRSQDLEHPICINEGISGVTGVPVMIAVRPEKMTLSTHSNHSVNSCTGVVEDIAYMGNQSIYHVRLPSGKLVTATLQNTTRLRKDMPTWEQKVTLSWEMESCVVLKI, encoded by the coding sequence ATGACAGTGATGTCAATTTGTAATGATCTTCCTCATATGCATGTGGATTCCAATCCGCCAAAACCTTTATTAGAAATCAAAGGTCTCACCAAAAGCTTTGATGGTCACGTCGCCGTTGATGGTTTGGATTTGACGATCAATCAAGGTGAACTGTTTGCCCTGCTTGGCGCATCGGGCTGTGGAAAATCAACGTTGCTAAGAATGCTTGCTGGTTTTGAGCAACCTTCAGCTGGGCAGATTATTTTAGATGGAGAAGATCTTGCCGAGATACCTCCGTATCGTCGCCCGGTCAATATGATGTTCCAATCCTATGCGCTGTTTCCTCATATGACCGTTGCAGACAATATTGCATTTGGTTTAAAGCAGGACGGCATGTCTCGCCAAGAAATCAATGAAACCGTCAAACAGATGCTGGAACTTGTGCATATGTCTGACTATGCCAAACGCAAACCTCATCAACTTTCTGGTGGTCAGAAACAGCGTGTTGCACTGGCTCGTAGTTTAGCCAAAAAGCCAAAACTGCTGCTTCTGGATGAACCAATGGGCGCTTTAGATAAAAACTTAAGAGAAAAAATGCAACTCGAAGTGGTGGATATCTTAGAGCGTGTGGGGGTGACTTGTGTGATGGTGACACACGATCAAGAAGAAGCCATGACCATGGCCAGTCGAATGGCGATTATGAATAAAGGTCAGTTTGTGCAAATTGGCTCTCCAGAATCGATCTATGAACACCCGAATTCTAAATTCTCAGCCAAGTTTGTCGGCACGGTAAATATCTTTGAAGGCATATTGGAAAATAATCAAAACGACAGTTGCACCGTGCGCAGTCAGGATCTTGAACACCCGATTTGTATTAATGAAGGCATTTCTGGTGTGACAGGGGTACCCGTGATGATTGCGGTTAGGCCAGAGAAAATGACGTTGAGCACACATAGCAATCATTCGGTCAACAGCTGCACAGGGGTCGTTGAAGATATTGCCTATATGGGCAATCAATCTATCTACCACGTGCGTTTACCGTCTGGAAAATTAGTCACGGCAACCTTACAAAATACCACTCGCTTGAGAAAAGACATGCCGACGTGGGAACAGAAGGTCACGCTAAGTTGGGAAATGGAAAGCTGCGTGGTACTTAAAATATGA
- the potH gene encoding putrescine ABC transporter permease PotH: MIKKAKLDIWRVIPTPKCLLLAVPYGWLLLFFLLPFLIVFKISFAEAQVSIPPYSELLSYAEQQLQLLLNIGNYEYLLEDDLYVSSYLESIRIAFISTLLCLVVGFPIAWAIVHSTPSTRNVLLMLIILPSWTSFLIRVYAWIGILKNNGLLNNVLLTIGAIDEPLKILHTDVAVYIGIVYTYLPFMVLPLYTALMRVDYSLIEASSDLGAKPITTLFSVLIPLTRAGIIAGSMLVFIPAVGEFVIPELLGGPDSILIGKVLWQEFFNNRDWPVASAVATTMLLILMVPILWFHRYQKRELEVQG, from the coding sequence ATGATAAAGAAAGCCAAACTCGATATCTGGCGTGTCATACCCACGCCAAAGTGCTTACTGCTTGCTGTCCCTTATGGATGGTTGTTACTGTTCTTCTTACTCCCATTTTTGATCGTATTTAAGATCAGCTTCGCCGAGGCTCAGGTCTCGATTCCTCCCTATTCTGAACTGCTCAGTTATGCCGAGCAGCAATTGCAGCTACTGCTGAATATCGGTAACTACGAATATTTGTTGGAAGATGATTTGTATGTGTCTTCCTATTTAGAGTCGATACGTATCGCATTCATTTCAACGTTACTGTGTTTAGTGGTCGGTTTTCCAATTGCCTGGGCTATTGTGCATTCAACGCCGTCGACGCGTAACGTCCTGCTGATGCTGATCATTCTGCCTTCATGGACGAGTTTTTTGATTCGAGTCTATGCCTGGATAGGTATCCTCAAAAACAATGGATTACTTAATAACGTGCTACTAACCATTGGGGCGATTGACGAGCCATTGAAGATATTGCATACCGACGTCGCCGTATATATCGGCATTGTGTATACCTATCTGCCTTTCATGGTTTTACCTTTGTACACCGCGCTGATGCGAGTCGATTATTCACTAATAGAAGCCTCGAGTGATTTAGGCGCGAAACCAATCACCACATTGTTTAGTGTTTTAATTCCTTTAACCCGCGCCGGTATTATCGCTGGTTCCATGCTGGTCTTTATTCCTGCGGTAGGGGAGTTTGTTATTCCTGAACTGCTCGGCGGGCCAGATTCAATTCTAATCGGCAAAGTGTTATGGCAAGAGTTTTTCAATAACCGAGACTGGCCTGTTGCCTCGGCCGTTGCCACCACGATGTTACTCATACTAATGGTGCCAATTCTTTGGTTCCACCGTTATCAAAAACGTGAATTGGAGGTACAGGGATGA
- a CDS encoding ABC transporter permease subunit, with translation MNDIPVYNNKWKWMVLGLGFAFLYLPILILIIYSFNENRLVTVWSGFSFKWYSELFDDDLLMGGVKLSLLIGFLSASAAVVLGTIAAFVLNRFGKFRGETGFAFMITAPLVMPEVITGLSLLLLFIAMGQVFDLFNQRGMMTIWIAHVTFCTAYVTVVVSSRLQEVDRSIEEAAMDLGAPPWKVFLQITLPTIAPAIVAGWLLAFTLSLDDLVIASFVSGPSATTLPMVVFSSVRLGVSPKINALATLIILAVSCATFIAWWVLAKAEKRRLQEAKMSQQ, from the coding sequence ATGAACGATATTCCAGTTTACAACAACAAATGGAAGTGGATGGTTTTAGGGTTAGGTTTTGCTTTCCTCTATTTACCCATTCTGATTTTGATTATTTATTCTTTTAATGAAAACCGCTTAGTGACCGTTTGGTCTGGGTTTTCTTTTAAGTGGTATTCAGAGTTATTTGACGATGACTTATTAATGGGCGGGGTAAAGCTGAGCTTGTTAATTGGTTTTCTCTCTGCCAGCGCCGCTGTGGTGCTGGGGACTATCGCGGCGTTTGTCCTGAATCGCTTCGGGAAATTTAGAGGTGAAACCGGATTCGCGTTTATGATCACGGCGCCGTTGGTGATGCCAGAAGTGATCACCGGTCTGTCTTTACTGTTACTCTTCATTGCGATGGGGCAAGTGTTTGATTTATTTAATCAACGTGGAATGATGACTATCTGGATTGCACATGTTACGTTTTGCACGGCATACGTTACGGTAGTCGTTAGCTCCAGATTACAAGAGGTCGATCGCTCAATTGAAGAGGCTGCGATGGACTTGGGGGCTCCGCCCTGGAAGGTATTTCTGCAAATTACCTTACCAACGATTGCTCCTGCTATTGTTGCAGGCTGGTTACTGGCGTTTACGTTATCACTCGATGACCTGGTGATTGCGAGTTTTGTATCTGGTCCGAGTGCTACAACGCTACCAATGGTGGTATTCTCCAGCGTTAGACTAGGCGTTAGTCCTAAAATTAATGCCCTCGCGACGTTGATCATTTTAGCTGTCTCCTGTGCCACCTTTATTGCGTGGTGGGTGCTCGCTAAAGCGGAGAAACGGCGATTACAAGAGGCGAAAATGAGCCAGCAGTAA
- a CDS encoding cupin domain-containing protein: MDVGKQLKTIRTMRGLSQRELAKRSGVTNSMISQIEQNLVNPSVGSLKKILEAIPISMGEFFTLDVESEDDIFFSPEQMTDLGDGKINLMLVGAKREGRKLAILHEVYPPGADTGTDFMQHEGEEGGVVIRGEIEITVGSRTQVLKAGDSYYFETRKPHRFRNKGKVECELISASTPPTF; this comes from the coding sequence ATGGATGTAGGCAAGCAACTTAAGACGATCCGAACCATGCGTGGTTTATCTCAACGAGAGCTTGCGAAGAGAAGCGGTGTGACGAACTCCATGATCTCTCAAATTGAACAGAACCTTGTGAACCCTTCTGTTGGGTCACTAAAAAAGATACTGGAAGCGATTCCCATCTCAATGGGCGAGTTTTTTACCTTAGACGTTGAATCCGAGGATGACATCTTTTTTAGTCCGGAACAGATGACGGATTTAGGTGACGGCAAGATTAACCTGATGTTAGTGGGTGCGAAACGAGAAGGTCGCAAACTTGCCATATTGCATGAAGTCTACCCGCCAGGTGCTGATACCGGCACTGATTTCATGCAGCACGAAGGCGAAGAAGGCGGCGTGGTGATTCGCGGAGAAATAGAGATCACGGTAGGCAGTCGCACTCAAGTGCTGAAAGCCGGTGATTCTTACTATTTTGAGACGCGTAAGCCACACCGATTTCGTAACAAGGGAAAAGTGGAGTGTGAGTTGATAAGCGCTTCGACGCCACCAACGTTTTAA
- a CDS encoding aldehyde dehydrogenase gives MDTTNWHDKATELRFNTQAYINGKLTNAISDDTFEIINPATGKHLAHVARCREEDVEIAVKAARDAFHSRVWAGLPPAQRKTVLLNYAKLIEQHQEQFALLESLDMGKPISDAMGYDAPATARCIQWNAEAIDKIYDEVAPVTEEALALVTREPLGVVAAIVPWNFPTVMAAWKIGPALATGNSVIIKPSEKSPLTAILLAELASQAGIPDGVLQVLPGFGHEAGQTLALHQDVDCITFTGSTAIGKKLLTFAGESNLKRTFMECGGKSPHIVHYDVKNIEKAAATAASAICYNQGEVCTAGSRLLVHSSIKDQFINLLMKNMDKWQPGDPLNDSSRVGAIVDKAQFERVLDYIEVGKQEGATLRFGGQPVLEHTGGYFIQPAVFTDVTPDMRIFKEEIFGPVLCVTTFDTIDEAIELANDSEYGLAAGVWTSDISTAVKCSRALRAGTVFVNNWDGGDMTMPFGGYKQSGNGRDKSLHALDKYTEIKSTWIELD, from the coding sequence ATGGACACTACAAACTGGCATGATAAAGCCACTGAGTTGAGGTTTAATACACAAGCCTACATTAACGGAAAACTCACTAACGCTATCAGCGATGATACCTTCGAGATTATTAACCCAGCAACGGGAAAACACCTCGCTCATGTAGCACGTTGCCGTGAGGAAGATGTCGAGATTGCGGTTAAAGCCGCGCGTGATGCCTTTCATTCCCGAGTCTGGGCAGGATTACCACCAGCGCAGCGTAAAACGGTATTACTCAACTACGCCAAGCTTATCGAACAACACCAAGAACAGTTCGCTCTTCTGGAGTCTTTAGATATGGGGAAACCCATTTCTGATGCCATGGGATACGATGCGCCAGCCACCGCTCGATGCATACAGTGGAACGCTGAAGCGATTGATAAAATTTACGATGAAGTCGCTCCCGTGACCGAAGAAGCGCTCGCGCTGGTGACAAGAGAGCCTTTAGGCGTCGTCGCTGCCATTGTTCCTTGGAACTTCCCTACCGTGATGGCGGCTTGGAAAATTGGCCCGGCACTCGCCACTGGTAACTCAGTCATCATCAAACCATCGGAAAAATCGCCTCTCACCGCTATTTTACTCGCAGAATTAGCTTCTCAAGCCGGGATTCCCGACGGTGTACTTCAAGTTCTGCCAGGCTTTGGTCATGAGGCGGGGCAAACACTCGCACTTCATCAAGACGTGGACTGCATTACTTTTACTGGCTCTACGGCTATCGGGAAGAAATTATTGACCTTTGCAGGTGAATCTAACCTCAAGCGAACCTTTATGGAATGTGGAGGCAAGAGCCCTCATATTGTCCATTACGATGTGAAAAACATTGAGAAAGCGGCTGCCACAGCAGCAAGTGCGATTTGCTATAACCAGGGCGAAGTCTGTACCGCTGGCTCTCGTCTTTTGGTTCACTCATCCATCAAAGATCAATTCATCAATCTACTAATGAAGAACATGGACAAATGGCAACCTGGCGATCCTCTTAACGACAGCTCACGTGTAGGCGCGATTGTCGATAAAGCTCAGTTTGAACGCGTACTCGATTATATAGAGGTAGGCAAACAGGAAGGTGCAACACTTCGATTTGGTGGCCAACCCGTTCTTGAACATACAGGCGGCTACTTTATTCAGCCTGCTGTCTTCACAGACGTAACACCTGACATGCGTATATTCAAAGAAGAGATATTTGGTCCTGTGCTTTGTGTGACGACATTCGACACGATTGATGAAGCGATCGAGCTTGCCAACGACAGTGAATATGGCCTAGCGGCTGGCGTGTGGACTTCCGATATTTCCACTGCGGTAAAATGCTCTCGCGCGCTAAGAGCCGGTACCGTATTTGTGAACAACTGGGACGGCGGTGATATGACAATGCCATTTGGCGGGTACAAACAAAGTGGGAACGGCAGGGATAAGTCTTTACACGCCTTAGATAAATACACAGAAATCAAATCGACATGGATCGAACTTGATTAG
- a CDS encoding GMP synthase gives MKIGIITCGYVDPPLSDGHGQYADMIESAFASVNDAMTFQNFDAIKGELPSFDECHGFIITGSVHNAYDDLPWILDLADWIRCCEARRKPLVGICFGHQLIARALGGVVKKSEKGWGLGSYEVKVVALKKWMNLAIDSARMLVSHQDQVVIVPKEMSVIAGNDFCPNFMLVKDNHILTVQGHPEFSSEFTELLVRKRQHLLSERQYEDAFAQLKKPNDSALFLHWMDAFFTRDQQRIGSEEMQKVG, from the coding sequence ATGAAAATTGGGATAATAACCTGCGGATATGTCGATCCACCTTTGTCTGATGGCCATGGCCAATATGCAGATATGATTGAGAGCGCTTTTGCTAGTGTGAATGACGCGATGACGTTTCAAAACTTTGACGCGATAAAAGGTGAGTTACCAAGTTTTGATGAGTGCCACGGTTTTATTATTACCGGTAGTGTGCACAACGCTTATGACGATTTGCCATGGATTCTGGATTTAGCGGATTGGATTCGTTGCTGTGAAGCAAGAAGAAAACCACTGGTCGGGATTTGTTTCGGACATCAGTTAATTGCCAGAGCACTTGGTGGGGTGGTTAAAAAGTCTGAGAAAGGTTGGGGTTTGGGCAGTTATGAGGTAAAAGTCGTGGCACTTAAGAAATGGATGAATCTTGCCATTGACAGTGCGCGTATGCTGGTAAGCCACCAAGATCAGGTGGTGATTGTACCCAAAGAGATGAGCGTAATCGCAGGAAACGATTTTTGTCCTAACTTCATGCTGGTCAAAGACAATCACATTTTAACCGTACAAGGTCATCCCGAATTCAGCTCCGAGTTTACCGAGCTACTGGTGAGAAAGCGCCAACATCTGTTGTCTGAACGTCAGTATGAGGATGCGTTTGCTCAGTTGAAGAAACCTAACGATTCCGCGCTTTTTTTGCATTGGATGGATGCGTTCTTCACGCGTGATCAGCAAAGGATAGGCTCTGAGGAAATGCAGAAAGTCGGCTAA
- a CDS encoding RNA methyltransferase → MISKNQLKLLRALGQKKQRKAHGLFLVQGEKNVLELATSSLTVKQIFATAEFLEQHRQDLGQFDCIEASLDDLTKASTLVSNNAAIAVVEIPSTKVPQAKGLMIALDGVSDPGNLGTIIRVADWYGIKHIVASSDCADPYNPKTISATMGSFGRVQVSLVDLPSYLEQANLLVYGAFLEGESVHKTDFSAEGILLMGSESHGVREEASKFVTDKITIPAFGGAESLNVAMATGIILDNMRRQHS, encoded by the coding sequence ATGATTTCAAAAAACCAATTAAAACTGCTTCGTGCTTTGGGACAAAAGAAGCAACGTAAAGCACACGGCTTATTTCTGGTTCAGGGTGAAAAGAACGTACTGGAGCTAGCAACGAGTTCGTTAACGGTTAAACAGATTTTTGCTACAGCGGAATTTCTTGAACAGCACCGCCAAGATCTTGGTCAGTTCGATTGTATCGAAGCATCATTGGATGATTTGACCAAAGCAAGCACACTGGTCAGTAACAACGCGGCAATTGCGGTCGTAGAAATTCCAAGTACAAAAGTGCCTCAGGCAAAAGGTCTGATGATTGCACTAGATGGTGTGTCTGACCCAGGTAACTTAGGTACCATCATTCGCGTAGCGGATTGGTACGGCATTAAGCACATTGTCGCGAGTTCGGACTGTGCGGATCCGTACAACCCTAAAACCATTAGTGCGACGATGGGCAGCTTTGGCCGAGTTCAGGTTAGCCTTGTTGACCTGCCAAGCTACTTAGAGCAAGCGAACTTGCTAGTCTACGGCGCGTTTCTGGAAGGGGAAAGCGTACATAAAACCGATTTCTCTGCCGAAGGTATCTTACTGATGGGCAGTGAATCACACGGTGTGCGTGAAGAAGCGTCGAAATTCGTGACTGACAAAATCACCATTCCAGCTTTTGGTGGCGCAGAGTCGCTTAACGTTGCCATGGCGACGGGCATTATTCTGGACAACATGCGTCGTCAACACAGCTAA
- the fdxA gene encoding ferredoxin FdxA: MAFVVTDNCIQCKYTDCVAVCPADAFHEGPNFMVINPIECIDCGLCVDECDAHAIFQEDEVPEDQQIYTALNAELAEIWPVQTEVKPAMEDAEKWNGVPNKLDMLEK, translated from the coding sequence ATGGCATTTGTCGTAACCGATAACTGTATCCAATGTAAATACACTGACTGTGTCGCAGTGTGCCCGGCTGATGCCTTTCACGAAGGGCCAAACTTCATGGTAATCAACCCAATAGAGTGTATCGACTGCGGCTTGTGTGTCGACGAGTGTGACGCTCATGCGATTTTTCAGGAAGATGAAGTCCCAGAAGATCAACAAATCTATACGGCATTAAATGCAGAGCTTGCTGAGATTTGGCCAGTACAGACTGAGGTAAAACCAGCAATGGAAGACGCCGAGAAATGGAATGGCGTGCCAAACAAGCTAGATATGTTGGAAAAATAA
- a CDS encoding NAD(P)/FAD-dependent oxidoreductase, translating into MIRINEIRLPLDHEEGALLDAITKKLGIPAEKVISFNVFRRGYDARKKTNIQLIYTLDIIVEGDETALLEKFTKDPHVRQTPDMEYKFVAKAPENLQERPVVIGFGPCGLFAGLVLAQMGFNPIIVERGKEVRERTKDTFGFWRKRALNTESNVQFGEGGAGTFSDGKLYSQVKDPNFYGRKVITEFVDAGAPEEILYVSKPHIGTFKLVTMIEKMRAKIIELGGEIRFSTRVDDLHMEDGQITGVTLSNGEEIKSRHIVLAVGHSARDTFEMLHDRGVYMEAKPFSVGFRIEHKQAMIDEARFGPNAGNPILGAADYKLVHHCKNGRTVYSFCMCPGGTVVAATSEEGRVVTNGMSQYSRSERNANSAIVVGISPEVDYPGDPLAGIRLQRELESGAYKLGGETYDAPAQKIGDFLKGRDPSELGDVEPSFTPGIKLTDLSKALPPFAIEAIREAIPAFDRKIKGFASDDGLLTGVETRTSSPVCIKRGKDFQSINLKGFYPAGEGAGYAGGILSAGIDGIKVAEAVARDIVAAMENA; encoded by the coding sequence ATGATTCGTATTAATGAAATTAGACTTCCTCTTGATCATGAGGAAGGCGCGCTATTAGACGCGATCACTAAAAAGCTTGGCATTCCTGCTGAGAAAGTTATCTCCTTTAACGTCTTTAGACGCGGCTACGATGCTCGTAAGAAAACGAATATTCAGCTTATCTACACGCTAGACATCATTGTTGAAGGTGATGAAACGGCGCTGCTAGAGAAGTTTACGAAAGACCCACATGTTCGCCAAACTCCAGATATGGAATACAAGTTTGTCGCGAAAGCACCTGAAAACCTACAAGAACGCCCTGTCGTAATCGGCTTCGGTCCTTGTGGTTTGTTTGCTGGTCTGGTGCTGGCTCAAATGGGCTTTAACCCAATCATTGTTGAGCGTGGTAAAGAAGTACGTGAACGTACCAAAGATACGTTCGGTTTTTGGCGTAAGCGTGCTCTAAATACGGAGTCAAACGTGCAGTTTGGTGAGGGCGGCGCAGGTACGTTCTCTGACGGCAAGCTTTACAGTCAGGTAAAAGATCCAAACTTCTACGGTCGTAAAGTGATCACTGAATTTGTCGATGCGGGTGCACCAGAAGAAATTCTTTACGTAAGTAAGCCGCACATCGGTACCTTTAAACTGGTTACGATGATCGAGAAAATGCGCGCGAAAATCATCGAACTGGGTGGTGAAATCCGCTTTAGTACACGTGTGGATGATCTTCACATGGAAGATGGTCAGATTACGGGCGTCACGCTTTCAAATGGTGAAGAAATTAAGTCTCGCCACATCGTTCTTGCGGTTGGACATAGTGCTCGTGACACTTTTGAAATGTTGCATGATCGTGGCGTTTACATGGAAGCAAAACCATTCTCGGTTGGTTTCCGTATTGAGCACAAGCAAGCGATGATTGACGAAGCGCGCTTTGGTCCAAATGCAGGTAACCCGATTCTTGGCGCTGCGGATTACAAACTGGTGCACCACTGTAAGAATGGTCGTACTGTTTACAGCTTCTGTATGTGTCCGGGCGGTACTGTGGTTGCGGCTACGTCAGAAGAAGGCCGTGTAGTAACCAACGGTATGAGCCAATACTCTCGTTCAGAGCGTAACGCAAACAGTGCGATTGTAGTGGGTATCTCGCCAGAGGTAGATTACCCGGGTGATCCGCTAGCGGGTATTCGCTTGCAGCGTGAACTAGAATCTGGCGCTTACAAGCTAGGTGGTGAGACGTACGATGCACCAGCGCAGAAGATCGGTGATTTCCTTAAAGGTCGCGATCCAAGTGAGTTGGGTGATGTGGAACCATCATTCACACCGGGCATTAAACTGACTGATTTGTCGAAAGCACTACCACCGTTCGCAATTGAAGCGATTCGTGAAGCGATCCCAGCTTTTGACCGTAAGATCAAAGGTTTTGCTTCAGACGATGGCTTGTTGACGGGTGTAGAAACGCGTACCTCTTCACCGGTATGTATTAAACGTGGTAAAGACTTCCAGAGCATTAACTTGAAGGGTTTCTACCCAGCAGGTGAAGGTGCTGGTTATGCTGGTGGTATTTTGTCTGCTGGTATCGACGGTATCAAAGTCGCGGAAGCAGTGGCACGTGATATCGTTGCTGCGATGGAAAACGCTTAA
- a CDS encoding CBS domain-containing protein has protein sequence MRSLKVKDYMTLQAVTFTKDMSLSAALNKVIKSVTLGGPVIDENKKVVGFLSEQDLLDKLVKASYHCQDTHTVQECMHQDVLSVSPEMSIIELADMMKVGKPKVYPVVDDKGKLVGIITRRDVLRALGVTLNECFMHPV, from the coding sequence ATGCGATCATTAAAAGTAAAAGATTACATGACGTTGCAAGCAGTGACTTTCACCAAAGACATGTCGCTTTCGGCTGCTTTGAACAAGGTAATAAAAAGTGTCACTCTCGGTGGTCCTGTTATCGATGAGAATAAAAAGGTAGTGGGATTTTTATCAGAACAGGACTTGTTGGATAAGTTGGTTAAAGCGAGTTATCACTGCCAAGACACGCATACGGTTCAGGAATGCATGCACCAGGATGTACTTTCTGTTTCGCCTGAAATGTCGATTATAGAGTTGGCGGATATGATGAAAGTCGGTAAGCCTAAGGTATATCCAGTTGTTGATGACAAGGGAAAACTGGTTGGCATTATTACCAGACGCGATGTTTTGAGAGCATTGGGTGTAACACTCAACGAGTGCTTTATGCATCCGGTATAG